Proteins found in one Melospiza georgiana isolate bMelGeo1 chromosome 1, bMelGeo1.pri, whole genome shotgun sequence genomic segment:
- the LOC131087068 gene encoding erythroblast NAD(P)(+)--arginine ADP-ribosyltransferase-like — MALLVQTPALLAMTVATTAVKVVTLDMAQDSFDDQYRECGPVMTEVLSALNRSDFDQNPLFAQAWPKARAKWQSLGSPVSPLSSPAQAVALMAYTMDDLYKNFNAAVRVAGRSRQEYQDKFHFKTLHFLLTQALKTLRVTQGPQCHNVYRGVHGVRFKAEHGDIIRFGQFTSASQSQEASQQFGMDTMFQVHTCHGAEIREFSNYPGEKEVLIPPFETFKVIEVCQEGDSAWIHLWSNGTFSNYNCEWLEGGSIPRAPFHVGRLLLATTALAVATGIL; from the exons ATGGCCCTCCTGGTGCAAACCCCGGCACTGCTGGCAATGACCGTGGCCACCACAGCTGTCAAGGTGGTAACCCTGGACATGGCCCAGGATTCTTTTGATGACCAGTACCGGGAGTGTGGTCCTGTCATGACTGAGGTGTTGTCAGCCCTCAACCGCTCCGACTTTGATCAGAACCCTCTCTTTGCCCAGGCCTGGCCTAAGGCCAGAGCCAAGTGGCAGAGTCTGgggtcccctgtgtcccctttgtcgtccccagcccaggctgttgCCCTCATGGCCTACACGATGGATGATCTGTACAAGAACTTCAACGCAGCCGTGCGTGTGGCCGGGCGCTCCCGCCAGGAATACCAGGACAAGTTCCACTTCAAAACGCTGCATTTCCTGCTGACCCAGGCCCTGAAGACACTGAGGGTCACTCAGGGACCGCAGTGTCACAACGTGTACCGGGGGGTGCATGGGGTCAGGTTCAAGGCAGAGCATGGTGACATCATCCGATTCGGTCAATTCACATCGGCGTCACAGAGTCAAGAAGCCTCCCAGCAATTCGGGATGGACACGATGTTCCAGGTGCACACGTGCCATGGTGCAGAAATCCGGGAATTCTCCAACTATCCCGGTGAGAAGGAAGTGCTGATCCCACCCTTTGAGACCTTCAAGGTCATCGAAGTCTGCCAGGAAGGGGACAGTGCATGGATCCACCTCTGGTCCAACGGGACCTTCAGCAACTACAACTGCGAGTGGCTGGAAG GTGGAAGCATCCCCAGGGCCCCTTTCCATGTCGGCAGACTCCTCCTGGCCACCACAGCTCTTGCAGTGGCAACAGGGATCCTCTGA